One Echinicola strongylocentroti DNA window includes the following coding sequences:
- a CDS encoding N-acyl-D-amino-acid deacylase family protein, whose translation MAHKPPFFFLLILLFSCSHPKDFDTIVRNGKIVDGSGNSAFMADIGINADTIAALGDLSDQTAAQEIDAEGLVVAPGFINMLSWAVESLIEDGRSMSDIKQGVTLEVFGEGSSWGPLTPATRREMIEDQGHITYDIPWTTLGEYLEFLENKGVSTNVASFVGATTLRVNTVGYEDRAPSPEELDSMKMMVRQAMEEGALGIGSSLIYAPAFYSSTEELIALCKVASEYDGMYISHLRSEGNKLLESLDELIKIASEASIRAEVYHLKQSGAANWSKLDAVISKIDSARSAGLHITTDMYTYTAGATGLDAAMPPWVQEGGYDAWAKRLQDPKIRKKVLDEMKSPAITWESLMQAAGSAEKMILVGFKNDSLKHLTGKTLAEVAKLRGKSPEETAMDLVVEDGSRVGTVYFLMDEKNVQQQLQLPWMSFGSDAQSMAAEGIFLKSSTHPRAYGNFARLLGKYVREEKVIPLEEAIYKLTHLPATNLNIKGRGLLKAGFYADLAIFDPAKIQDKATFDQPHQYAEGMVHVLVNGQLVLRHGEHTGAFPGRVVRGPGWKGHH comes from the coding sequence ATGGCGCATAAACCTCCGTTCTTCTTCCTTCTTATCCTTCTATTCTCTTGTAGCCATCCAAAAGACTTTGACACCATCGTCCGGAATGGTAAAATCGTGGACGGTAGTGGAAATTCCGCATTCATGGCAGATATCGGCATCAATGCAGACACCATCGCAGCCCTTGGTGATCTATCTGATCAGACCGCGGCACAGGAAATCGATGCCGAAGGGCTAGTGGTCGCTCCGGGATTTATCAATATGCTCAGCTGGGCCGTGGAGTCGCTGATCGAAGATGGCCGCTCCATGAGTGATATCAAGCAGGGTGTGACGCTCGAAGTTTTTGGTGAAGGCAGCTCCTGGGGACCACTGACACCTGCTACCCGTCGAGAAATGATCGAAGATCAAGGCCACATCACCTATGATATTCCGTGGACCACCTTGGGTGAGTACCTGGAATTTCTGGAAAACAAAGGTGTCTCCACTAATGTTGCCTCCTTCGTAGGAGCGACCACCTTGCGGGTCAATACGGTGGGCTATGAAGACCGCGCTCCCAGTCCAGAAGAACTCGACTCCATGAAAATGATGGTACGTCAAGCGATGGAAGAAGGAGCGCTGGGTATCGGGTCATCACTGATCTACGCTCCGGCTTTTTATTCCAGTACCGAAGAGTTGATCGCACTTTGCAAAGTGGCTTCCGAGTACGATGGGATGTATATCTCCCATTTGCGAAGTGAAGGAAACAAACTGTTGGAAAGTTTGGATGAATTGATTAAAATTGCTAGTGAAGCATCGATCCGCGCAGAAGTCTACCACCTCAAACAAAGCGGTGCTGCCAACTGGAGCAAGCTGGATGCGGTGATCAGCAAGATCGATTCTGCCAGAAGTGCCGGCCTCCACATCACCACGGATATGTACACCTACACGGCAGGTGCCACCGGTCTGGATGCGGCCATGCCGCCTTGGGTACAAGAAGGCGGATATGATGCTTGGGCAAAGCGGCTCCAAGATCCTAAGATCCGCAAAAAAGTCCTGGACGAAATGAAAAGCCCCGCCATCACTTGGGAAAGCCTCATGCAAGCGGCCGGCTCAGCAGAAAAGATGATTTTAGTCGGTTTTAAAAACGATAGTCTAAAACACCTCACTGGCAAAACGCTGGCAGAAGTGGCCAAACTAAGAGGTAAATCTCCCGAAGAAACGGCCATGGATCTCGTAGTGGAAGACGGCAGCCGTGTAGGAACAGTCTATTTTCTGATGGACGAAAAGAATGTCCAACAACAACTGCAGCTTCCTTGGATGAGTTTTGGCTCTGATGCCCAATCGATGGCTGCTGAAGGGATCTTCCTCAAGTCCAGTACACATCCACGGGCCTATGGCAACTTCGCAAGGCTATTGGGAAAATACGTCCGTGAGGAAAAAGTAATCCCCTTAGAAGAGGCCATTTATAAATTGACCCACTTGCCCGCTACCAATCTCAACATCAAGGGAAGGGGATTGCTAAAAGCGGGTTTTTACGCAGATTTGGCTATTTTTGATCCAGCAAAAATCCAGGACAAGGCGACCTTTGACCAGCCACACCAATATGCGGAAGGAATGGTCCATGTTTTGGTAAATGGCCAGCTAGTACTTCGCCATGGTGAACACACAGGTGCTTTTCCCGGCAGGGTCGTCCGTGGCCCCGGTTGGAAAGGACATCATTAG